AACCGCAAGAGCTGCATCCGCAGCCAGATTCGTCTCCGTCAGCAGGGGCTTCAGTAGCGGGAGTGCTTTCGGAGCAGGCGCACGTCTGGTTATGTGCGTGCAGCGGGGTGAGGCCTCCGGCCGGGGCGCAACCGCAACCCTGGGCGCAGCGTTCATGTTTATTGTTATCGGTAGAGCAGTTGCTCATGGTCAGGTCTCCTGGCGGATGTCAGTATGGATCAGTTGGATGTATTGTCTGCGGCGGCGGTTTCAGTGCTGGTACCGGCTTCATCGCTGTCGTCAGCCTCGTCATCGGGAATTCGGATGTGCTTGCGCTTGAGAAAATCGTGGATGTTCGTGTTGTGAGTAATCCCCAGCAGGGCCGCCTCATCCTGGGCAACCTGGGGAGATTCCGCGAGTTCACGCATGGTCCAGTCGAGGGCCGCGCGAATGCTGGGCGAAGGATTTTGCGGCAGCCGGTAGTATACCCAGCGGCCTTTCTTGATACCTTCGATAAGCCGAGCCTGACGAAGGAGAAAGAGGTGCTTTGATGTGGTGGATGCCGCCAGCCCAAGCAGAGTGGTTATTTCACACACGCACAGGGTGCGCAGGCGTAAAGCCATCAGGATACGGGCACGATTTTCATCGCCAAGAGCGCGTACCGTAGTGATAAAATTGAACATAGTCTCTCCTTTCTGACGGTGGCTGTACTTGTAGCCATATTTGAACTGGCTCTGTCGGCGGTGAAAGGCAAATTGACGTTCCTCTTCATCTAAATAAGAAGAAGGAGCGCGATGCTTTTTATATTTCGTCTTCTGGCGAAATATAAAAATGACCACGGGGAATGTCAAGATATTTCGTTGAAAAGCGAAATACGCTGTGTATGGAAAAGCCGATGAGTCCAAATAAGGCATGTATTCGGCGGGTCCTTGCTGCAACAGATTTATAAATAGCTTTATTTATTTACTAATTTTAAAAAAAGAGAGTCTTTACGTCTCCGTGAGGGGATTGGATATTGACAAAAAATGCCGATGTGCCTATTGTGCAATTCCTGTCACGGCACTGACTTTGAAACGACACGCAGCGAAAGAAATTTCGCCAGGTCGAAAGAAAGTGATTGACGGGATGCGAAAAGAGGCGCATAAGTCTCCTCCCGCTCATACAAAACTGCATAATGACTTTAGTTCGCTAGCCCGGAAAGATTTTGGGAAAGCGAAAAAAAGTGATTGACAGATTGGGCGAAGAGGCGCATAAGTCTCTACCGTTCTTACAAAAACTGAATACAGCTGGAAACAACGCCGCCGAAACAAATTCGGCGGGATTGAAAAAAAGTTGTTGACAGTGAGAACGAAAGGGGGCATAAACCTCCTTCGCGCCGCCCGAAAGGTCGGCGGGCCCAAAAGGCCGAGTGGTTCATTGACAAGTGAATAGCGAGTGGGAAGAAAGTCTTTGAGATTCCGATTTCTGCGAAAGCAGGAATCTTGTACAGATTTGAACTGGAGAGTTTGATTCTGGCTCAGATTGAACGCTGGCGGCGTGCTTAACACATGCAAGTCGAACGTGAACGGGGCTTCGGCCCTTAGTAAAGTGGCGCACGGGTGAGTAACACGTGGATAATCTGCCCTTATGATCGGGATAACAGTCGGAAACGGCTGCTAATACCGGATACGCTCAAAATGAACTTTTTGAGGAAAGGTGACCTCTGCTTGCAAGTTACTGCATGAGGATGAGTCCGCGGCCCATTAGCTAGTTGGTAGGGTAACGGCCTACCAAGGCAACGATGGGTAGCCGATTTGAGAGGATGATCGGCCACACTGGAACTGAAACACGGTCCAGACTCCTACGGGAGGCAGCAGTGGGGAATATTGCGCAATGGGCGAAAGCCTGACGCAGCGACGCCGCGTGAGGGATGAAGGTTTTCGGATCGTAAACCTCTGTCAGAAGGGAAGAAACCGCACCGTGCTAATCAGCGGTGCATTGACGGTACCTTCAAAGGAAGCACCGGCTAACTCCGTGCCAGCAGCCGCGGTAATACGGAGGGTGCAAGCGTTAATCGGAATTACTGGGCGTAAAGCGCACGTAGGCTGCTTTGTAAGTCAGGGGTGAAATCCCACGGCTCAACCGTGGAACTGCCTTTGATACTGCTTAGCTTGAATCCGGGAGAGGGTGGCGGAATTCCAGGTGTAGGAGTGAAATCCGTAGATATCTGGAGGAACATCAGTGGCGAAGGCGGCCACCTGGACCGGTATTGACGCTGAGGTGCGAAAGCGTGGGGAGCAAACAGGATTAGATACCCTGGTAGTCCACGCTGTAAACGATGGATGCTAGATGTCGGGGAGTATTCTTCGGTGTCGTAGTTAACGCGTTAAGCATCCCGCCTGGGGAGTACGGTCGCAAGGCTGAAACTCAAAGAAATTGACGGGGGCCCGCACAAGCGGTGGAGTATGTGGTTTAATTCGATGCAACGCGAAGAACCTTACCTAGGTTTGACATCCACGGAACCTCTCCGAAAAGAGAGGGTGCCCTTCGGGGAGCCGTGAGACAGGTGCTGCATGGCTGTCGTCAGCTCGTGTCGTGAGATGTTGGGTTAAGTCCCGCAACGAGCGCAACCCCTATGAATAGTTGCCAGCAAGTAAAGTTGGGCACTCTATTCAGACTGCCCGGGTTAACCGGGAGGAAGGTGGGGACGACGTCAAGTCATCATGGCCCTTACGCCTAGGGCTACACACGTACTACAATGGCGCGCACAAAGGGAAGCGAGACCGCGAGGTGGAGCCAATCCCAAAAAACGCGTCCCAGTCCGGATTGCAGTCTGCAACTCGACTGCATGAAGTTGGAATCGCTAGTAATTCGAGATCAGCATGCTCGGGTGAATGCGTTCCCGGGCCTTGTACACACCGCCCGTCACACCACGAAAGTCGGTTTTACCCGAAGTCGGTGAGCCAACCAGCAATGGGGGCAGCCGCCTACGGTAGGGCTGATGATTGGGGTGAAGTCGTAACAAGGTAGCCGTAGGGGAACCTGCGGCTGGATCACCTCCTTTAAGGATTATGAACTTCCCATTCGCTGCTCACTTTCAATGAGCGACTCATGCTCTTTGAGAATTGAGAGTATGTTGAGGTCAGGTCTTGCACGGGTCTACAATGACGTTCGTGTGAGCTGATGGCTGAGGGCTGCGCCGGGATTGTTTGGTTCCGGCAAGGCGTCTGAGTCGCCGACGATGGGAGCGTATCAAAATATACGTGACCGAGGCGGCGACGAAGGCAACACAGCCGGAAGCGAACAAGACCAAGCAGGGGCCTGTAGCTCAGGTGGTTAGAGCGCACGCCTGATAAGCGTGAGGTCGAAAGTTCAAGTCTTTCCAGGCCCACCACCTTGTCAGACGTGTTCCTCGCGCCGGACATCCGCGCAGGATTTTTTCTGACCCGGCAAGAAGCGCAAGGTTTTTGACGCAGGGAATGTACACAGACGTACATGACCAAGGCGAAACCGAAGCGCCGCCGCAGGGACTGATAAAGACAAGCGGATGGGGCTGTAGCTCAGCTGGGAGAGCACCGGCTTTGCAAGCCGGGGGTCGTCGGTTCAATCCCGTCCAGCTCCACCAATAACATACTCAAGACCACGCCGCGTTTGGCAACAGGCGAGTGACGATTGTGTCACGCGAATGTCATCCAAGCGCAGAGCTTGGCGGACCCGAAAGGGTCAGCTCATTTACAATTGAATAGGGATGGAAGGACGTTTTTTTCGAGAAAAACAAGCAAACAAGAGCATCGGGTGGATGCCTTGGCGACGGAAGGCGATGAAAGACGCGGTAAGCTGCGATAAGCCTCGGGGAGAAGCTAAACATTCTTTGATCCGTGGATGTCTGAATGGGGAAACCCGGCGGGAGTCATGTCCCGTCATCTGCAAGTGAATACATAGCTTGCAAGAAGCCAACTCAGGGAAGTGAAACATCTCAGTACCTGAAGGAAAGGAAATCAAACGAGACTCCCTCAGTAGCGGCGAGCGAAGGGGGAAGAGCCTAAACCGTCAGGATTCGTCCTGGCGGGGTTGTAGGGCCGGCATACGTGATTCGCGATTAGGCAGGGGAAGGAAGCTGGAAAGCTTCGCCAGAGCGGGTGATAGCCCCGTACCCGAAACCGAAAACGACATAGCCGGTACCTGAGTACTGCGAGGCACGTGAAACCTCGTGGGAATCTGGGAGGACCATCTTCCAAGGCTAAGTACTAACCGTCGACCGATAGTGCACCAGTACCGTGAGGGAAAGGTGAAAAGAACCCCTGTCAGGGGAGTGAAATAGAATCTGAAACCTGATGCTTACAAGCTGTGGGAGCCTCCTTGCGGGGTGACCACGTGCCTTTTGCATAATGAGTCAGCGAGTTAATCTGTACTGCAAGGTTAAGCGTAAGTGGAGCCGTAGCGAAAGCGAGTCTGATAAGGGCGATAAGTAGTGCGGATTAGACCCGAAACCGGGTGATCTATCCATGAGCAGGTTGAAGCAAGGGTAAAGCCTTGTGGAGGACCGAACCATTAACGGCTGAAAACGTTTTGGATGACTTGTGGATAGGGGTGAAAGGCCAATCAAACCCGGTGATAGCTGGTTCTCCCCGAAATATATTGAGGTATAGCCTCATGGATTGTCTACCGGAGGTAAAGCACTGACAGAGCTAGGGGTCCTACCAGATTACCAAACTCTTTCAAACTCAGAATGCCGGTCAGATGTACCATGGGAGTCAGACAGTGGGTGCTAAGGTCCATTGTCGAGAGGGTAAGAGCCCAGATCAACAGCTAAGGTCTCCAAATCTATGCTCAGTGGTTAAGGTGGTGACGTTGTAGAGACACCCAGGACGTTGGCTTAGAAGCAGCCATCGTTTAAAGAAAGCGTAATAGCTCACTGGTCTAATGACGTTGCGCCGAAAATGTAACGGGGCTAAGCATAGTACCGAAGCTTTGAATTCCGCGTATGCGGTCTGGTAGGGGAGCGTTCTTCACGGGCTGAAGGTGTGTTGTAAAGCATGCTGGACTGTGGAGAAGTGATTATGCTGACATGAGTAACGATAAAACGGGTGAAAAACCCGTTCGCCGTAAACCCAAGGTTTCCTGGGTAAAGGTAATCTTCCCAGGGTTAGTCGGTCCCTAAGGCGAGGCTGAAAGGCGTAGTTGATGGGAAACGTGTTAATATTCACGTACTTGTATGTTCGCGCGATGGAGGGACGCAGAAAGGTAGATGGTCCGGGTGTTGGATTACCCGGTGCAAGCAGGTAGGCGTGAGGTGTAGGCAAATCCGCACTTCTTTACGCTGAGACGCGAGTCCGTGACCGTAAGGTCTGAAGCCATTGAGCCTATACTGCCTAGAAAAGCTTCTAAGTATAGAACATGCAAACCGTACCGAAAACCAACTCAGGTGGGTGGGATGAATAATCCAAGGCGCTCGAGAGAACTCTGGCCAAGGAACTCGGCAAAATAACCCCGTACCTTCGGAAGAAGGGGTGCTCCTTCGGGTGAAATTGATTCACTTAATGAGCCTGAGGGAGCCGCAGTGAAATGGTGGTGGCGACTGTTTACTAAAAACATAGGTCTGTGCGAAGTCCTAAAGACGACGTATACGGACTGACGCCTGCCCGGTGCCGGAAGGTTAAAAGGAGAGGTCAGCGCAAGCGAAGCTTTGAATTGAAGCCCCGGTAAACGGCGGCCGTAACTATAACGGTCCTAAGGTAGCGAAATTCCTTGTCGGGTAAGTTCCGACCTGCACGAATGGCGTAACGATCTCCACACTGTCTCGGCCAGAGACTCGGTGAAATTGAAGTCGCGGTGAAAATGCCGTGTACCCGCAGAAAGACGGAAAGACCCTGTGCACCTTTACTATAGCTTGACATTGGGATTTGGAACTGCATGTGTAGGATAGGTGGGAGACTGTGAACCCTGTACGCTAGTATGGGGGGAGTCATTGTTGAAATACCACCCTTGTTTTTTCAGGTCCCTAACCCTCTACCGTTATCCGGTGAGGGAACAGTGTCTGGTGGGTAGTTTGACTGGGGCGGTCGCCTCCTAAAGTGTAACGGAGGCATGCAAAGGTTCCCTCAGGCTGATTGGAAACCAGCCGTCGAGTGCAAACGCATAAGGGAGCTTGACTGCAAGAGAGACATCTCGAGCAGGTACGAAAGTAGGTGTTAGTGATCCGGTGGTCCCGAATGGAAGGGCCATCGCTCATTGGATAAAAGGTACGCCGGGGATAACAGGCTGATCGCATCCAAGAGTTCACATCGACGATGCGGTTTGGCACCTCGATGTCGGCTCATCACATCCTGGGGCTGAAGCAGGTCCCAAGGGTACGGCTGTTCGCCGTTTAAAGTGGTACGCGAGCTGGGTTTAAAACGTCGTGAGACAGTTTGGTCCCTATCTTCTGTGGGCGCTGGAGAATTGAAAGGGCCTGTCCCTAGTACGAGAGGACCGGGATGGACGCACCCCTGGTGGACCTGTTGTCGTGCCAACGGCACAGCAGGGTAGCTATGTGCGGAAGGGATAACCGCTGAAAGCATCTAAGCGGGAAGCCTGCCTTAAGATAAGTTCTCCCTGGAGCAATCCCTGAAGGGCCGAGGTAGACTACCTCGTTGATAGGCTGGAGGTGGAAGCGTCGCGAGATGCGGAGCTGACCAGTACTAATAGCCCGTGCGGCTTGTTTATGAAAAAAACTCCTTCCTTCCCTGTCAATTAAATATTTGACAACTTTGTTGGTAGCCATGGAGGAGAGGGTACACCCAATCCCATTCCGAACTTGGAAGTTAAGCTCTCCATCGCCGATGATACTGCATAACGTCATGTGGGAAAGTAGGCCGCTGCCAACATCTTTTAAAAAGCCCTTCGCTGCTACAGCGCGAAGGGCTTTTTGCCGTTCTGTAGCTAGATCTTCCTTTCATTTAACGCAGCCTGATTCCTTGCCGTTTCCCATATCCTTCCTTTTGGCCGCCTGCGCGGCGGGCGGCAGAGGGGGCTTGTTAGGGGCTGTGTCCCTCCGAGGCCCCCTCTGCACTCCCCCCGGACGACCCCCTGAGGCTTTCCAAAGCTTTACGCCCGCGAGGGCTGCGCGGCCTCTGCTGCGGGAGCTTCCTCGCTGCGCTCGGCGATCTCCCTCCGCACCGCGCAACGCCAGCGTACGATTTGCAGCTAATCAAAGATCAATGCGAACGTAGGGTACATTGAATCCCATTTCGAACTTGGAAGTTAAGCTCTCCATCGTCGATGATACTGCATAACGTCATGTGGGAAACTAAAGAAAAATTGCCGTGCCTGCAGGGTAGCCTGCCGCTCAAAGACCAAGTGGTGAAGGGTCGCTGCAAAATAATTTTGCCTTGGTAAGCATTTGTATGTCTGTTGTTTGACAATACTCTGCTGCAGTTTTCTTTGTGATTATGTTGAAGGCGCTCATACTCAGAGCTTGTTGGAGAGGGAAGGCGGTCCTGGTCGTTCAAAAGGCGCTGCGTAAGAATACTTGACAGCGCCTTTCTCATGGCAACGGAGAAGGAGTGCAGCAATGCAGACTATGAAAGGGTCAAATTAGAGTTATGCGTACGCCCGTGATTGCACTATTCTTTACTCTTGTCAGTGGTCAATAAAAGTACGGCTCCAAGCACTAGCGCGCAACCTAACCAGCCAAGGGGGGTAAAATTCTCATCCCAAAACAACCAGACCCACAGAGTACCGAGTACTGGTTCCAAATGGCAGGTAACAGCGGCGCGGACGAGGCTGATGCGCTTTAGCCCCATGCCATAACAAAAATATGCCAAATAGCAGGTTAAAAAACCGAGAACTATGAGCCATGCCCAGATATCAAGACTGTGGGTAATGTGAATGGGTTCAAAAAATCCCAGGGCAATACAGCCACCAAGAAGCATGTAGGCGTAGATAGCAGCAGTTGAATAGCGCGTCTGCCACCAACGATAAAAAGGGTAGTGTGTTGCGTAGCAGAAGCCAGCTAGCAACCCAAAAAGTATCCCCATAATGGATGCCTCACCGGGAATGCTGCCCCCAGTGAAGCAAACTAGTGCCGTGCCGCATAGAGCTATGCCAATGGCCAGAATTTTACGTTTTGTGATCTGCTCTTTAAAAAGAAGCCGAGAAAAAAAGGCAACCCATACAGGGGCCGTGTATAACAGTACTACTGCAGTGCCCCCGCCACTGAATTTGATGGAGATCTGCACGGCGGCGAAAAAGACAGCCGTGCCCCATAGTCCAAAAAGCATAAAAAGTAGCGCATCACGAATATTGACGCGCCATGAGCCTGTTATTGCCGCGTGGATTATGAAGCATAGGCAGCCGATAGCCGCCCGCCAGAATGCTGTTTCAAGAGGCAACAAACCGCCCGCAATGCAAAATTTAGAGGCAACGCCCAGCAAAGACCAAAAAAATGCCGCAAACAAAATCCACACATAGCCACTGTCTTGTGGATTTACCTGCAACATGAGGTCTCCGACTGTGCCGTCTTTTTGCATTGTCCGCTCCTTATGTTGACTGTCTGTCCACTGCCAGCCCCAGCGCCCGCAGAATAAGATCGGCTATATCGGTCTGTTGAGAAGGCATGGTCTGGTTTTTCCAGGCTGTGCCCAACAGCCATAGCGGAACACGCCGGGTCGCTTCTGTATTGTCATTGTGTTTGTGGTCTTCATCCATGC
This DNA window, taken from Desulfovibrio sp. 86, encodes the following:
- a CDS encoding ArsR/SmtB family transcription factor — its product is MFNFITTVRALGDENRARILMALRLRTLCVCEITTLLGLAASTTSKHLFLLRQARLIEGIKKGRWVYYRLPQNPSPSIRAALDWTMRELAESPQVAQDEAALLGITHNTNIHDFLKRKHIRIPDDEADDSDEAGTSTETAAADNTSN
- a CDS encoding DMT family transporter, with translation MQKDGTVGDLMLQVNPQDSGYVWILFAAFFWSLLGVASKFCIAGGLLPLETAFWRAAIGCLCFIIHAAITGSWRVNIRDALLFMLFGLWGTAVFFAAVQISIKFSGGGTAVVLLYTAPVWVAFFSRLLFKEQITKRKILAIGIALCGTALVCFTGGSIPGEASIMGILFGLLAGFCYATHYPFYRWWQTRYSTAAIYAYMLLGGCIALGFFEPIHITHSLDIWAWLIVLGFLTCYLAYFCYGMGLKRISLVRAAVTCHLEPVLGTLWVWLFWDENFTPLGWLGCALVLGAVLLLTTDKSKE